A single Macaca mulatta isolate MMU2019108-1 chromosome 11, T2T-MMU8v2.0, whole genome shotgun sequence DNA region contains:
- the LOC144333181 gene encoding uncharacterized protein LOC144333181, which produces MDRLGSGILLDPTTGTGPRRAGGVRVWRRKLGGGQDGGEIIFFHLGGRRGGERRREAGGGGGRKSREGAACARRLIRCPSPAPPGGAGGLGEGRQDGGGEVGRAGRRCCRRHRRLRSSRLRSFKLAPPRRSCPGAGSRGESKSFPWPFSPSTLPLPDSLPLPPSSGGRAGPVWGDRHLSPAWGLPRRSPPPAAARSGALGAWSRRRRRCTRFLRSSAQGPAVAAHGAFGLRGAPLSRAGGTPPWTAGQGPCTLTPLPSPLWLPPHNPGAAGPGPAGKVRFRSFPSPLSCPSIAPGSGRGREAGDRVVLP; this is translated from the coding sequence ATGGACCGTTTGGGTTCCGGAATTCTCTTGGATCCAACAACTGGTACCGGGCCGAGGAGAGCCGGCGGAGTCCGTGTTTGGCGGCGAAAGCTGGGGGGTGGTCAAGATGGGGGGGAAATCATCTTCTTTCACCTAGGAGGGAGGCGGGGCGGAGAGAGGCGCAGAGAAgcgggtgggggaggagggaggaagtcACGTGAAGGCGCTGCGTGCGCGCGGCGCCTCATCCGTtgcccctcccccgcccctcccGGCGGGGcgggggggctgggggaggggcgtcaaGATGGCGGCGGGGAGGTAGGCAGAGCCGGAcgccgctgctgccgccgccaccgccgcctcCGCTCCAGTCGCCTCCGGTCCTTCAAACTCGCACCTCCCAGGAGAAGCTGTCCTGGCGCCGGGTCCCGCGGGGAAAGTAAGTCCTTCCCTTGGCCCTTTTCTCCTTCCACACTCCCCCTCCCGGACagcctcccactcccaccctcctCGGGGGGCCGTGCGGGGCCAGTCTGGGGGGACAGACACCTCTCCCCGGCTTGGGGCCTCCCTCGCCGCTCGCCGCCCCCCGCGGCCGCGCGCTCCGGGGCCCTCGGGGCTTGGTCCCGGCGGCGGCGCCGTTGTACCCGCTTCCTCCGCTCGTCAGCGCAGGGCCCTGCTGTCGCCGCTCATGGGGCTTTCGGGCTCCGGGGAGCCCCGCTGTCCCGGGCCGGAGGCACCCCCCCTTGGACCGCGGGGCAGGGTCCGTGCACGCTGACTCCACTGCCTTCGCCCCTTTGGCTTCCGCCTCACAACCCGGGGGCTGCGGGTCCGGGACCCGCGGGGAAAGTAAGGTTCAGATCCTTCCCAAGTCCTCTTTCCTGCCCCAGCATTGCTCCCGGCTCTGGgcgagggagggaggcaggcgaCAGGGTCGTCCTTCCTTAA